A stretch of Cicer arietinum cultivar CDC Frontier isolate Library 1 chromosome 5, Cicar.CDCFrontier_v2.0, whole genome shotgun sequence DNA encodes these proteins:
- the LOC101500120 gene encoding uncharacterized protein, which yields MGYAQLVIGPAGSGKSTYCSSLYQHCVTVRRSIHVVNLDPAAENFDYPVAMDVRELISLDDVMEELGLGPNGGLVYCMEHLEDNLDDWLDEELDNYLDDEYLVFDCPGQIELYSHVPVFRNFVEHLKRRNFNVCVVYLLDSQFMTDVAKFISGCMASLSAMVQLELPHVNILSKMDLVTNKKNLEEFLDPEPTFLLSELNQWMAPQYAKLNKSLIELVSNYSMVSFIPLDLRKEKSIQYVLGQIDNCIQYGEDADVKVRDFDPEDDD from the exons ATGGGTTATGCACAGCTTGTTATAGGTCCAGCTGGTAGCGGCAAG TCTACATATTGCTCGAGTTTGTACCAACACTGTGTAACTGTACGACGATCAATACATGTTGTGAACCTTGATCCTGCTGCTGAAAATTTTGACTATCCTGTTGCGATGG ATGTAAGGGAACTCATTTCTCTGGATGATGTAATGGAGGAGCTTGGATTAGGTCCTAATGGTGGTCTTGTATACTGCATGGA ACACCTTGAAGATAACCTAGATGATTGGCTTGACGAGGAGCTAGACAATTATTTAGATGATGAGTACTTGGTTTTTGATTGCCCTG GTCAGATAGAACTTTATTCACATGTGCCAGTATTTCGGAATTTTGTTGAACATTTGAAACGGAGAAATTTTAATGTCTGTGTTGTTTACTTACTTGATTCACAG TTCATGACAGATGTGGCCAAATTTATAAGTGGATGCATGGCTTCCCTTTCTGCAATGGTTCAACTTGAACTACCTCATGTTAATATCCTTTCAAAAATGGACCTTGTGACTAACAAAAAGAATCTTGAAGA ATTCTTGGATCCAGAACCCACCTTTTTACTGTCTGAATTGAATCAATGGATGGCTCCTCAGTATGCAAAGTTGAATAAATCTTTGATTGAACTG GTGAGCAATTATAGCATGGTGAGTTTTATACCACTGGACTTGAGGAAGGAAAAAAG TATACAATATGTACTGGGTCAAATTGACAACTGCATTCAGTATGGAGAAGATGCAGATGTGAAGGTTAGGGATTTTGACCCAGAGGATGATGATTAG
- the LOC101500451 gene encoding lysM domain receptor-like kinase 3 isoform X2 has translation MEQLRFTSFLFFSSLLFSIPFISESKCTKGCSPALASYYLNSGANLTHISGIFSSSILTKPEDIVDYNQDTIANKDTIIAGKRINIPFPCDCIAGEFLAHTFSYDVQTGDTYETVATNNYANLTNVQWLQRFNSYPANNIPDTGTLNVTVNCSCGNSDVANYGLFLTYPLRPGETLGSVANSSNIDSSLLRSYNPGVNFNQGSGLVFIPGKDQKGNFVFLSSSSGGLGSGVIAGIAVGIVVVLLSLAVAIYFGIFRKKKIQKEELLSRDSTALFSRDENSHGAANVTTRHGVPAAITGITVDKSVEFSYDELAAASDNFSLANKIGQGGFGSVYYAELRGEKAAIKKMDMQASKEFLAELKVLTRVHHLNLVRLIGYSIEGSLFLVYEFIENGNLSQHLRGSGRDPLPWATRVQIALDSARGLEYIHEHTVPVYIHRDIKPANILIDKNFRGKVADFGLTKLTEVGSSSLPTGRLVGTFGYMPPEYAQYGDVSPKVDVYAFGVVLYELISAKEAIVKTNESVAADSKGLVALFEGVLSQPDPTEDLHKLVDPRLGDTYPVDSVRKMAQLAKACTQENPQLRPSMRSIVVALMTLSSSTDDWDVGSFYENQNLVNLMSGR, from the exons ATGGAACAACTCAGATTCACCTCCTTCTTATTCTTCTCCTCCTTACTATTTTCAATCCCTTTCATCTCAGAATCCAAATGCACAAAAGGTTGTTCACCAGCTTTAGCCTCCTACTACCTAAATTCAGGCGCCAACCTCACACATATTTCAg GTATCTTCTCATCTTCGATTCTCACAAAACCCGAAGACATAGTCGATTACAACCAAGACACAATAGCCAACAAAGACACCATTATAGCTGGTAAAAGAATCAACATTCCGTTTCCATGTGATTGCATCGCCGGCGAGTTTCTCGCTCACACGTTTAGTTACGATGTTCAAACGGGTGACACGTACGAAACCGTTGCTACGAACAATTACGCTAACCTAACCAATGTTCAGTGGTTGCAAAGGTTCAATAGTTATCCAGCTAATAACATTCCTGATACTGGAACGCTTAATGTTACTGTAAATTGTTCTTGTGGGAACAGTGATGTTGCCAATTATGGTTTGTTTCTTACTTACCCTCTTAGACCTGGTGAGACTTTGGGGTCTGTGGCAAATTCATCCAACATTGATTCTTCCTTGCTGCGGAGTTATAATCCCGGTGTTAATTTCAATCAAGGGAGTGGTCTCGTTTTTATTCCTGGCAAAG ATCAGAAGGGTAACTTTGTGTTTTTGAGCTCCAG TTCAGGAG GTCTTGGTAGTGGGGTTATTGCTGGGATAGCTGTTGGTATAGTGGTTGTTCTTCTGTCATTGGCGGTTGCTATATATTTTGGAATCTTCCGGAAGAAGAAGATACAGAAAGAGGAACTTCTTTCGCGAGATTCCACTGCACTATTTTCTCGAG ATGAAAATTCTCATGGTGCTGCTAATGTAACGACAAGGCATGGTGTTCCTGCTGCTATCACTGGCATAACAGTGGACAAATCAGTTGAATTCTCATATGATGAACTAGCAGCTGCCTCAGATAACTTTAGCTTGGCTAATAAAATTGGTCAAGGAGGTTTTGGCTCTGTCTACTATGCAGAGCTAAGGGGAGAG AAAGCTGCAATCAAGAAGATGGATATGCAAGCATCGAAAGAGTTTCTTGCTGAATTGAAAGTCCTTACACGTGTTCATCATCTTAACTTG GTGCGGTTGATTGGATATAGTATTGAGGGGTCTCTTTTCCTTGTCTACGAATTCATTGAGAATGGAAACTTGAGTCAACATTTGCGCGGTTCAG GTAGAGATCCACTGCCATGGGCTACACGTGTGCAGATTGCTTTGGATTCTGCCAGAGGTCTTGAATATATCCATGAGCATACAGTTCCTGTATATATTCACCGCGACATAAAGCCAGCAAATATATTGATAGATAAAAACTTCCGGGGAAAG GTTGCTGATTTTGGATTGACCAAATTGACGGAAGTTGGAAGCTCATCACTTCCAACAGGTCGTCTTGTTGGCACATTTGGATACATGCCACCGGA GTATGCTCAATATGGAGATGTTTCTCCCAAAGTAGATGTTTATGCCTTCGGAGTTGTTCTTTATGAACTTATTTCGGCGAAGGAAGCTATTGTCAAGACAAATGAATCTGTTGCTGCAGACTCAAAGGGACTTGTAGCTCTG TTTGAAGGAGTTCTTAGTCAACCTGATCCTACAGAAGATCTTCACAAACTAGTGGATCCAAGACTAGGGGATACCTACCCTGTAGATTCGGTTCGCAAG ATGGCTCAACTAGCCAAAGCGTGTACACAAGAAAATCCTCAACTGCGTCCGAGTATGAGATCAATTGTGGTTGCTCTTATGACACTTTCTTCAAGTACAGACGATTGGGATGTTGGTTCCTTTTACGAAAATCAAAACCTTGTGAATCTTATGTCAGGAAGATag
- the LOC101500451 gene encoding lysM domain receptor-like kinase 3 isoform X1, whose product MEQLRFTSFLFFSSLLFSIPFISESKCTKGCSPALASYYLNSGANLTHISGIFSSSILTKPEDIVDYNQDTIANKDTIIAGKRINIPFPCDCIAGEFLAHTFSYDVQTGDTYETVATNNYANLTNVQWLQRFNSYPANNIPDTGTLNVTVNCSCGNSDVANYGLFLTYPLRPGETLGSVANSSNIDSSLLRSYNPGVNFNQGSGLVFIPGKDQKGNFVFLSSSSGGLGSGVIAGIAVGIVVVLLSLAVAIYFGIFRKKKIQKEELLSRDSTALFSRGRMDENSHGAANVTTRHGVPAAITGITVDKSVEFSYDELAAASDNFSLANKIGQGGFGSVYYAELRGEKAAIKKMDMQASKEFLAELKVLTRVHHLNLVRLIGYSIEGSLFLVYEFIENGNLSQHLRGSGRDPLPWATRVQIALDSARGLEYIHEHTVPVYIHRDIKPANILIDKNFRGKVADFGLTKLTEVGSSSLPTGRLVGTFGYMPPEYAQYGDVSPKVDVYAFGVVLYELISAKEAIVKTNESVAADSKGLVALFEGVLSQPDPTEDLHKLVDPRLGDTYPVDSVRKMAQLAKACTQENPQLRPSMRSIVVALMTLSSSTDDWDVGSFYENQNLVNLMSGR is encoded by the exons ATGGAACAACTCAGATTCACCTCCTTCTTATTCTTCTCCTCCTTACTATTTTCAATCCCTTTCATCTCAGAATCCAAATGCACAAAAGGTTGTTCACCAGCTTTAGCCTCCTACTACCTAAATTCAGGCGCCAACCTCACACATATTTCAg GTATCTTCTCATCTTCGATTCTCACAAAACCCGAAGACATAGTCGATTACAACCAAGACACAATAGCCAACAAAGACACCATTATAGCTGGTAAAAGAATCAACATTCCGTTTCCATGTGATTGCATCGCCGGCGAGTTTCTCGCTCACACGTTTAGTTACGATGTTCAAACGGGTGACACGTACGAAACCGTTGCTACGAACAATTACGCTAACCTAACCAATGTTCAGTGGTTGCAAAGGTTCAATAGTTATCCAGCTAATAACATTCCTGATACTGGAACGCTTAATGTTACTGTAAATTGTTCTTGTGGGAACAGTGATGTTGCCAATTATGGTTTGTTTCTTACTTACCCTCTTAGACCTGGTGAGACTTTGGGGTCTGTGGCAAATTCATCCAACATTGATTCTTCCTTGCTGCGGAGTTATAATCCCGGTGTTAATTTCAATCAAGGGAGTGGTCTCGTTTTTATTCCTGGCAAAG ATCAGAAGGGTAACTTTGTGTTTTTGAGCTCCAG TTCAGGAG GTCTTGGTAGTGGGGTTATTGCTGGGATAGCTGTTGGTATAGTGGTTGTTCTTCTGTCATTGGCGGTTGCTATATATTTTGGAATCTTCCGGAAGAAGAAGATACAGAAAGAGGAACTTCTTTCGCGAGATTCCACTGCACTATTTTCTCGAGGTAGGATGG ATGAAAATTCTCATGGTGCTGCTAATGTAACGACAAGGCATGGTGTTCCTGCTGCTATCACTGGCATAACAGTGGACAAATCAGTTGAATTCTCATATGATGAACTAGCAGCTGCCTCAGATAACTTTAGCTTGGCTAATAAAATTGGTCAAGGAGGTTTTGGCTCTGTCTACTATGCAGAGCTAAGGGGAGAG AAAGCTGCAATCAAGAAGATGGATATGCAAGCATCGAAAGAGTTTCTTGCTGAATTGAAAGTCCTTACACGTGTTCATCATCTTAACTTG GTGCGGTTGATTGGATATAGTATTGAGGGGTCTCTTTTCCTTGTCTACGAATTCATTGAGAATGGAAACTTGAGTCAACATTTGCGCGGTTCAG GTAGAGATCCACTGCCATGGGCTACACGTGTGCAGATTGCTTTGGATTCTGCCAGAGGTCTTGAATATATCCATGAGCATACAGTTCCTGTATATATTCACCGCGACATAAAGCCAGCAAATATATTGATAGATAAAAACTTCCGGGGAAAG GTTGCTGATTTTGGATTGACCAAATTGACGGAAGTTGGAAGCTCATCACTTCCAACAGGTCGTCTTGTTGGCACATTTGGATACATGCCACCGGA GTATGCTCAATATGGAGATGTTTCTCCCAAAGTAGATGTTTATGCCTTCGGAGTTGTTCTTTATGAACTTATTTCGGCGAAGGAAGCTATTGTCAAGACAAATGAATCTGTTGCTGCAGACTCAAAGGGACTTGTAGCTCTG TTTGAAGGAGTTCTTAGTCAACCTGATCCTACAGAAGATCTTCACAAACTAGTGGATCCAAGACTAGGGGATACCTACCCTGTAGATTCGGTTCGCAAG ATGGCTCAACTAGCCAAAGCGTGTACACAAGAAAATCCTCAACTGCGTCCGAGTATGAGATCAATTGTGGTTGCTCTTATGACACTTTCTTCAAGTACAGACGATTGGGATGTTGGTTCCTTTTACGAAAATCAAAACCTTGTGAATCTTATGTCAGGAAGATag
- the LOC101501293 gene encoding serine/threonine protein phosphatase 2A 59 kDa regulatory subunit B' gamma isoform, with translation MIKQILGKIPRKPSKSSQSDSNGDEGLVNGGSSLNSSFGVTSNGTLKSNSKSSSSGLGGLYSGNGSSAPSSTSSNKTNQSRKSAPAIASQVGLIMAHGVYEALPGFRDVSSSEKPSLFIRKLNMCCVVFDFNDPAKHLKEKDIKRQTLLELVDYISSVNSKFNEVTMQEITKMVAANLFRTLPCSNHDGKVAEAYDPEEEEPALEPAWSHLQIVYEILYRFVASSETDAKLAKRYIDHSFVLRLLDLFDSEDQREREYLKTILHRIYGKFMVHRPFIRKAINNIFYQFIFETEKHNGIAEMLEILGSIINGFALPLKEEHKLFLIRALIPLHKPKCVSMYHQQLSYCVTQFVEKDVKLADTVIRGLLKYWPVTNSAKEVMFLGELEEVLEATQAAEFQKCVVGLFRQIGRCLTSLHFQVAERALFLWNNDHIRNLIIQNCKVILPIIFPALEKNARGHWNQAVQSLTLNVRKIFSDADQALFDECMLKFQEDEIKERQKQENRESTWKKLEDIAAASKSISNEAVLASRFASSVALATM, from the exons ATGATAAAACAGATTCTTGGTAAAATACCACGAAAGCCTTCAAAATCATCACAAAGTGATTCTAATGGTGATGAAGGGTTGGTCAATGGTGGTTCATCACTGAATTCATCTTTTGGGGTTACTTCCAATGGCACCTTGAAATCTAATTCAAAATCTTCAAGTTCTGGTTTAGGTGGGTTGTATTCTGGGAATGGGAGTTCTGCTCCATCCTCAACGAGTtcaaataaaactaaccaaTCTAGGAAATCAGCTCCTGCAATTGCGTCCCAAGTTGGTTTGATAATGGCTCATGGTGTTTACGAGGCTTTGCCGGGTTTTCGAGATGTTTCTAGCTCGGAAAAGCCTAGTCTTTTTATAAGGAAGTTAAATATGTGTTgtgttgtatttgattttaatgatCCTGCCAAGCATCTTAAAGAGAAGGATATCAAGAGGCAAACTTTGCTTGAGCTTGTTGATTACATTTCATCTGTGAATTCAAAGTTCAATGAAGTGACAATGCAGGAGATCACCAAGATGGTGGCTGCAAATTTGTTTCGAACTCTACCGTGTTCAAATCATGATGGTAAGGTTGCAGAAGCATATGATCCTGAAGAAGAGGAGCCTGCATTGGAACCGGCATGGAGTCATCTGCAAATTGTGTATGAAATTCTCTATAGGTTTGTCGCTTCATCAGAGACGGATGCAAAGCTTGCTAAACGATACATCGATCATTCATTCGTGTTGAGACTGCTTGACCTCTTTGACTCGGAGGACCAAAGAGAAAGGGAATACTTGAAGACTATTCTCCACCGTATTTATGGGAAGTTCATGGTACATCGGCCGTTCATTAGAAAAGCTATCAATAACATCTTTTATCAGTTCATATTTGAGACGGAAAAACACAATGGAATTGCAGAGATGCTGGAGATTTTGGGCAGTATAATTAATGGATTTGCTTTGCCTTTAAAGGAAGAGCATAAGTTGTTCCTTATCCGGGCATTGATCCCACTTCACAAGCCAAAGTGTGTCTCTATGTATCATCAGCAGCTTTCTTATTGCGTTACACAGTTTGTTGAGAAAGATGTTAAGTTAGCTGATACTGTGATTAGAGGTCTTTTGAAATATTGGCCTGTAACTAATAGTGCAAAGGAGGTAATGTTCCTTGGTGAACTGGAGGAAGTTTTAGAAGCCACTCAAGCAGCTGAATTTCAGAAATGTGTGGTGGGATTGTTTCGTCAAATCGGTAGATGCCTCACAAGCCTACACTTTCAG GTAGCTGAGCGCGCACTGTTTCTTTGGAACAACGACCATATTAGAAATTTGATAATACAAAACTGCAAAGTAATACTACCAATAATCTTCCCTGCATTGGAGAAAAATGCACGCGGCCATTGGAACCAAGCTGTCCAGAGTTTGACTCTGAATGTGAGAAAAATATTCTCAGATGCTGATCAGGCACTTTTCGATGAATGCATGCTCAAATTCCAAGAAGACGAAATCAAGGAACGGCAGAAGCAAGAAAACCGGGAATCCACGTGGAAGAAGTTGGAAGACATTGCTGCTGCATCCAAATCTATAAGCAATGAAGCAGTTCTTGCCTCAAGGTTCGCGTCCTCTGTTGCCCTTGCTACAATGTAA